A genomic window from Salvia miltiorrhiza cultivar Shanhuang (shh) chromosome 5, IMPLAD_Smil_shh, whole genome shotgun sequence includes:
- the LOC131025124 gene encoding protein FAR1-RELATED SEQUENCE 5-like → MSRTKKNLLISMRASGIGVSRAYRFLENEAGSRQNVGFIRKDVYNELHRESRNVSKINNGDANSLVQYFTEKGMSDPSFYWKLKLSDEGRLEHLFFRDCRYLIDYQHFGDVVSIDVTYKMNKYDLICVPIIGINHHRTNVMFGMGFLCNEKTESYEWLFRTFLESMYKKQPGVIFSDQDMALMNALDYTFTEASHRLCQWHINKNAVKHFGKLNHDREFKTLWFRCMKGCESEEQFEECWRRMIEEHNLSKNKWFSNMYVLRKRWSTAFTREKFSGGLHATSRSEVTNRVLKELCSSTSSLHEFVLGFERMQKNWRTIELEEDTFCRGIPGMFVQHTRILVQVGKVCTRKVFKSFEYEAVQSISVNLTQEPPDLNDEVLEFKVESRSSVTGYRLVKFNQRS, encoded by the coding sequence ATGTCAAGGACGAAGAAGAATTTGCTTATTTCTATGCGTGCCAGTGGAATTGGAGTTAGCCGCGCTTATCGTTTTTTGGAGAACGAAGCTGGAAGTCGGCAAAATGTTGGTTTCATACGGAAGGATGTATACAATGAACTGCATCGTGAAAGTCGCAATGTATCGAAGATTAACAACGGTGATGCGAATAGCTTAGTGCAGTATTTCACTGAGAAGGGAATGAGTGATCCTTCATTCTATTGGAAGTTGAAGCTCAGTGATGAAGGGAGGCTTGAACACCTGTTTTTTCGAGATTGTAGGTACCTCATAGATTATCAGCATTTTGGGGACGTCGTATCTATTGATGTTACTTACAAGATGAATAAGTACGACCTGATTTGCGTCCCTATTATCGGAATAAATCATCACAGAACAAATGTGATGTTTGGCATGGGTTTCTTGTGTAATGAGAAGACCGAGTCCTATGAATGGTTGTTTAGGACATTCCTTGAATCAATGTACAAGAAACAGCCGGGTGTTATATTCTCGGACCAGGACATGGCTCTTATGAATGCTTTGGACTACACGTTCACTGAAGCATCACATAGGCTATGTCAATGGCATATCAACAAAAATGCGGTGAAACATTTTGGTAAACTCAACCACGACCGTGAGTTCAAGACTTTGTGGTTTCGGTGTATGAAGGGATGCGAATCTGAGGAACAATTTGAAGAATGTTGGCGACGTATGATCGAGGAGCATAATTTGTCGAAGAATAAATGGTTTTCTAACATGTACGTTTTGAGGAAGCGTTGGTCTACGGCATTCACAAGGGAGAAATTTTCCGGAGGTTTACATGCCACATCTCGTAGTGAGGTGACGAATAGAGTGTTGAAAGAGTTGTGCTCGTCCACGTCTTCATTGCACGAATTTGTTCTTGGGTTCGAGAGGATGCAAAAGAATTGGCGAACAATAGAGTTGGAGGAGGATACATTTTGCCGAGGCATTCCAGGTATGTTTGTGCAACATACACGCATTTTAGTTCAGGTAGGAAAGGTTTGTACGAGGAAGGTTTTCAAGTCCTTTGAGTATGAAGCCGTACAATCAATCTCCGTAAATCTGACACAAGAGCCTCCCGATTTGAATGATGAAGTTTTGGAGTTCAAGGTTGAGTCCAGAAGCTCTGTTACAGGTTACCGCTTGGTGAAGTTTAATCAGAGATCTTGA
- the LOC131025126 gene encoding uncharacterized protein LOC131025126, whose amino-acid sequence MGNYASCAFVAPKLRSPRSARVILPTGEVRQFRQPVKAAELMLEAPNFFVVNSKSLAINRRFSPLAADEDLEFGNLYVMFPIRRSSSVVTAADVAVFLMAASSAPKRITGGHSVRISPEAAAAIETASFPADGATGLSLVAVAPEYQYRLSVCRSKRPGLDTILEEPVFSR is encoded by the coding sequence atgGGGAATTACGCCTCCTGCGCCTTCGTCGCTCCAAAGCTGAGGAGTCCTAGATCGGCGAGGGTGATCCTCCCCACTGGCGAGGTCCGCCAGTTCCGCCAGCCGGTGAAGGCGGCGGAGCTCATGCTCGAGGCGCCGAATTTCTTCGTCGTCAACTCCAAATCCCTAGCCATCAACAGGCGGTTCTCGCCGCTCGCGGCGGACGAGGATCTGGAGTTCGGGAATCTCTACGTCATGTTTCCGATTAGGCGATCGAGCTCCGTCGTCACCGCCGCCGACGTCGCCGTCTTCCTGATGGCGGCGAGCTCCGCGCCGAAGCGGATCACCGGCGGCCACTCCGTCAGAATATCTCCCGAGGCGGCGGCCGCGATAGAAACGGCGTCGTTCCCCGCCGACGGCGCGACGGGATTGAGCTTGGTAGCGGTGGCGCCGGAGTATCAGTATAGGCTATCGGTTTGCCGATCGAAGCGGCCGGGATTGGATACGATTCTAGAAGAGCCggttttttctagataa
- the LOC131025127 gene encoding uncharacterized protein LOC131025127 has product MEGLFLKRYHTASCNRNYLSLLSVSGEDWSVCENDEPIMLPFARNSTIDGSSCGELMYFDNFGGRIIICNPTTKSFVPLDPPKFPRPPVTIIFCGSGFGYDPISDDYKVVRHYYHSYFECIKDPGREPNNVAEVYSLKNGSWKEILGPFDDEDDDDDGICFVPTDCMTGIYVDGVCYWTSCVGVISFDFTHELFSSFDLPMKNKDGDFLHNLIKVNDVLGVFRNERPPTCYPKYVEFSSTFELLVRKESSWVPWLNVDLSNDVRRPLLLFNEGQFLFLEKQVHEHIYQLVVYDFKAKKLTELDVYDFPEMMTIMPHVETRFPLWFPIPMDGFYSKDEEKEENNDRILEWRRKRWMRIRRIKRKTKIMMKMKIRLKWWIMLKNYMKRAIRADSMYHG; this is encoded by the exons ATGGAGGGCCTTTTTCTGAAACGCTATCACACCGCTAGTTGTAATAGGAATTACTTATCGTTACTTTCTGTTTCTGGGGAAGACTGGTCTGTGTGTGAAAATGATGAACCTATCATGCTTCCTTTCGCTAGAAATTCTACTATTGATGGTAGTAGTTGTGGTGAGCTGATGTATTTTGACAACTTTGGGGGTAGGATTATAATTTGCAATCCAACTACCAAATCTTTCGTACCCCTTGATCCACCCAAGTTCCCACGCCCTCCTGTTACGATTATTTTCTGTGGTAGTGGATTTGGATACGACCCTATATCGGATGATTATAAGGTTgtaagacactactatcatagTTACTTCGAGTGTATAAAGGACCCGGGTCGTGAGCCGAACAATGTAGCTGAGGTATATTCGCTGAAAAATGGTTCTTGGAAGGAGATTCTGGGTCCttttgatgatgaggatgatgatgatgatgggaTATGTTTCGTTCCTACAGACTGTATGACTGGCATATATGTTGATGGGGTTTGTTATTGGACGTCATGTGTAGGTGTTATATCATTCGATTTTACGCATGAACTTTTCTCCTCCTTTGACTTACCTATGAAGAATAAGGACGGGGATTTCTTGCATAATCTTATCAAAGTTAATGACGTGTTGGGTGTTTTTCGCAATGAGAGGCCTCCAACATGTTATCCCAAGTATGTTGAATTCTCTTCCACTTTTGAGCTTCTTGTAAGGAAAGAAAGCTCATGGGTTCCTTGGTTGAATGTTGATCTGTCTAATGATGTGAGGAGGCCGTTGCTGCTGTTCAATGAAGGCCAATTCTTGTTCCTTGAGAAACAAGTTCATGAGCATATCTATCAACTAGTCGTCTATGATTTCAAAGCAAAGAAGTTGACTGAATTAGATGTATATGATTTTCCTGAAATGATGACGATCATGCCTCACGTCGAGACCAGATTTCCGCTATGGTTTCCAATACCAATGGATGG ATTCTATAGTAAGGATGAGGAGAAGGAGGAGAACAATGACCGGATATTGGagtggaggaggaagaggtggATGAGGATCAGGAGGATAAAGAGGAAGACAAAGAtcatgatgaagatgaagattcGCCTCAAGTGGTGGATAATGTTGAAGAACTATATGAAGAGGGCGATCAGGGCTGATTCAATGTACCATGGTTGA
- the LOC131026132 gene encoding protein FAR1-RELATED SEQUENCE 5-like — MESVFMEDLEYTASLEDETIEFVFPECDAKSKPFEGQIFANLGEACQFYKDYAKLCGFAARKRTSTKVDGTIVTYYMLCNREGRPPVPDELLMPESGSSIKKRKKTSCKVKCMARIIFQFSDSGVYKVRTFNEGHNHTMVPTVSRHLMPVNRTVTPVHQMWITSAIKARIGPMRSFRMYREIVDKYEDIGCTSDDFKNFAHELYVYALDSDAHMILETFKNKKELGNGFQYFYEVDDENRLVRLIWTDETSVKNYKLFGEAVSFDATYNTNRDNHGKCLSFGAAIISREDVDSYSWVLEKFVECVGNAPPLLITDQDPGLKKAVASVWPETRHRYCMWHITIKVAEKLPSRLRDSTEFKTKFGKIVWTDLVEPDVFEESWKNLMDEYDLLDNRWFSDMFDDRSHWIPAYFRDVSMSGLFRTTSLSESENSYFKRFLNKNGNIMMLYMHYCSALEAQRYNYHKITLADEIGVLPLKTSLKIEKHASTIYTNNIFKEVQEEIYASQSFCSMYKMEDQADESIYTVHDNVDGKFVVRHRLADSYSFCSCNLFVRKGILCKHIFLAFRTLQVDRIPDKYISIRWSKFRILSAMVPGLDLGSAPSQKSVIGNNQFFNVICNCIGYVGDNQDLREELLAALIEVEKRFSKEGSMESKLKAKHRLFNDFYGVAPPETPSVLPPLIAKTKGSGAGGRRKSNQEKAMVLAQKPMRNCKKCNKMGHHDSRNCPTKKTSH, encoded by the exons ATGGAGTCTGTTTTCATGGAAGATCTAg AATATACGGCGtctttagaagatgaaacaattgAATTTGTATTTCCGGAATGCGATGCTAAAAGCAAACCGTTTGAGGGGCAGATATTTGCAAATTTAGGCGAAGCATGTCAGTTCTACAAAGACTATGCAAAACTATGCGGCTTTGCAGCAAGAAAACGTACAAGCACAAAAGTTGATGGTACAATTGTAACATACTATATGTTATGCAATAGAGAAGGCCGTCCTCCTGTACCAGATGAGTTGTTGATGCCTGAAAGTGGAAGTTCAATAAAAAAGCGTAAGAAAACATCATGCAAGGTGAAGTGCATGGCAcgaattatttttcaattttcagattCAGGTGTATATAAGGTTCGCACGTTCAATGAGGGTCATAACCACACCATGGTTCCTACTGTATCTCGACACCTTATGCCCGTCAACAGGACTGTTACTCCCGTCCATCAAATGTGGATTACTTCTGCCATTAAAGCACGTATTGGGCCTATGAGATCTTTTCGCATGTACAGAGAGATTGTTGATAAATATGAAGACATTGGATGCACTAGTGATGATTTCAAAAATTTTGCTCATGAGTTATATGTTTATGCACTTGATTCAGATGCTCACATGATTTTAGAAACATTCAAGAATAAAAAAGAGTTGGGCAATGGCTTCCAATATTTCTACGAGGTAGACGATGAGAACAGACTGGTTCGGTTGATTTGGACCGACGAAACATCTGTCAAGAACTACAAATTATTTGGTGAAGCCGTGTCCTTTGATGCAACATACAATACTAACAG GGATAACCATGGCAAGTGTTTGTCATTTGGTGCAGCCATTATATCTCGAGAAGACGTTGATTCTTATTCTTGGGTTTTGGAGAAGTTTGTGGAATGCGTTGGAAATGCCCCACCACTATTAATAACTGATCAAGATCCAGGGTTGAAAAAGGCTGTTGCGTCTGTGTGGCCTGAAACACGTCACAGATACTGCATGTGGCATATTACAATCAAGGTGGCTGAGAAGTTGCCGTCAAGATTGAGGGATAGCACTGAGTTCAAAACCAAGTTTGGGAAAATTGTGTGGACTGATTTGGTTGAGCCTGATGTTTTTGAAGAGAGTTGGAAAAATCTTATGGATGAATACGACTTGTTGGACAATAGATGGTTTTCAGATATGTTTGATGATCGTTCACACTGGATTCCAGCATACTTTAGAGATGTGAGTATGAGTGGATTATTCAGAACGACATCGTTGTCAGAGAGTGAGAATAGCTACTTTAAACGGTTTCTTAATAAGAACGGAAATATTATGATGTTGTACATGCACTATTGCAGTGCATTGGAGGCTCAAcgttataattatcataagattACTCTTGCTGACGAGATCGGCGTTCTACCCTTGAAGACGAGCCTTAAAATAGAGAAGCATGCTTCAACTATATACACCAACAACATATTCAAGGAGGTACAAGAAGAGATATATGCTTCTCAATCCTTTTGCAGCATGTACAAGATGGAGGATCAAGCCGATGAGAGCATTTATACTGTGCATGACAATGTTGATGGGAAATTTGTGGTGCGACACAGACTGGCTGACAGTTATTCATTTTGCAGCTGCAACCTGTTCGTCAGAAAAGGTATTCTGTGCAAACACATTTTTCTTGCATTTCGCACATTGCAAGTTGATAGAATTCCtgataaatatatatcaatTCGCTGGAGCAAGTTTAGAATACTGTCAGCCATGGTTCCTGGCCTTGACCTCGGTAGTGCCCCTAGCCAAAAATCTGTTATTGGTAACAATCAGTTTTTCAATGTTATTTGCAATTGTATTGGGTATGTCGGTGACAATCAAGATCTACGTGAAGAACTACTTGCAGCGCTGATCGAAGTGGAAAAGAGATTTTCAAAGGAGGGCAGTATGGAGTCTAAGCTCAAAGCTAAGCATAGGCTTTTCAATGATTTTTATGGTGTTGCACCACCGGAAACACCATCTGTTTTACCTCCGCTCATAGCTAAAACCAAAGGCAGTGGAGCAGGTGGAAGAAGAAAATCAAACCAAGAGAAGGCCATGGTTCTTGCTCAGAAGCCAATGCGTAATTGCAAGAAATGCAATAAGATGGGGCATCATGATTCGAGGAATTGCCCAACAAAAAAGACTTCtcattga
- the LOC131025128 gene encoding uncharacterized protein LOC131025128: protein MNDAIVIGEMIRVAREMVQKASDEEKNSQYFKDSLVAASKIIGVTIEVGGKLRDKLPEGLQPETDPFWYMDEVHAAVDAASVETLANKTRDMPENVDIPSFSLNVTQEFENAPSNDDVIGGHVAEDNEENGEGLANGAGTTEVNEDSIQQNEGANQKESETEIQNDRVVGRTTTTAEAEERIDVNDQGDLDNYMAVVEELKHAGVQEGKSTKDDELDIGAGKENAKVQGNNVSDVVVGNIEVRRSNRVKGNLVRDAGKGLLNATRTKTGVDQGCSKTGCMVDRVALQAIDTNIVSSEKTDTKTPKKSMFLHTIKFRSPYMQRDICTSKPLQKIEKELGFYAMYFESGEKNEILFSFFDIHVRRFEMLSMRRGNVVNICIVDAWTLILNWKEQYRSDNSPPRFFTTASIYVDSIAPNDSSQESQRASFFMSLYVELNEFGKNPVGKIDMFFFPIVEQDQYFALCVDLKRERIFVLDCLVDISEDNDMGKYENICNKVRTLLAYYLNYKEETIKAKSVANSKIHIVKLKWADNRNTLDTAIYLMRHLETFMGDISSNWKCDMYNASARQLSRMRVRYCSSIISWNENDKKKEIQETAAKEYHEICFDSFVNINSLLVG, encoded by the exons ATGAACGATGCAATAGTAATTGGTGAAATGATCCGCGTAGCACGTGAAATGGTGCAGAAGGCTTCGGATGAGGAGAAGAACTCACAGTATTTCAAGGATAGCTTGGTTGCAGCTTCAAAAATTATTGGTGTAACGATTGAGGTGGGTGGGAAGTTGCGTGACAAATTGCCTGAGGGATTACAACCTGAAACTGACCCGTTTTGGTATATGGACGAAGTTCACGCTGCTGTTGATGCAGCTTCAGTTGAAACTTTGGCAAATAAAACACGTGACATGCCTGAGAATGTTGATATTCCAAGTTTCTCCCTGAACGTAACACAGGAATTCGAAAATGCTCCTTCCAAT GATGATGTTATCGGTGGACACGTTGCTGAAGACAATGAAGAAAATGGTGAAGGCCTTGCTAACGGTGCTGGAACAACTGAAGTGAATGAGGAT TCTATACAACAAAATGAAGGAGCAAATCAAAAGGAGTCGGAAACTGAGATCCAGAATGACAGAGTAGTGGGCAGAACTACCACTACGGCTGAG GCTGAAGAAAGGATTGATGTAAATGATCAAGGAGACTTGGACAATTACATGGCCGTGGTTGAGGAGTTGAAACATGCTGGAGTTCAGGAGGGTAAATCAACAAAGGATGATGAG CTTGATATTGGTGCGGGAAAAGAAAATGCAAAGGTCCAAGGCAACAATGTTAGTGACGTTGTCGTTGGCAATATAGAAGTTAGGCGATCCAACAGg GTGAAGGGGAACTTGGTGCGCGATGCAGGGAAGGGATTGTTGAATGCTACAAGGACAAAAACAGGG GTTGATCAAGGGTGTTCGAAAACAGGATGTATGGTGGATCGCGTAGCATTACAAGCCATTGACACAAAC atTGTTAGTTCAGAAAAAACTGATACTAAGACACCCAAGAAGAGTATGTTCTTGCATACTATCAAATTTCGCTCACCCTACATGCAACGAGATATATGCACTTCAAAACCACTGCAGAAAATTGAGAAGGAGTTGGGATTTTATGCCATGTACTTTGAAAGTGGAGAGAA gaatgaaattttattttcattctttGATATACACGTAAGGCGTTTTGAAATGTTGTCGATGAGAAGAGGCAATGTGGTGAACATTTGTATTGTAGATGCATGGACACTAATTCTGAACTGGAAAGAGCAATATCGTTCAGATAATTCACCCCCACGCTTTTTCACTACGGCCAGCATATAT gTTGACAGTATAGCTCCAAATGATTCAAGTCAAGAATCGCAAAGAGCTTCATTCTTCATGTCATTATATGTTGAGTTGAACGAGTTTGGCAAAAATCCAGTTGGGAAAATTGATATG TTCTTCTTTCCAATTGTTGAACAAGATCAGTACTTTGCTTTGTGTGTGGATTTAAAAAGGGAACGAATCTTCGTGCTGGACTGTCTCGTAGATATATCAGAGGATAATGATATGGGAAAGTATGAGAACATTTGCAACAAAGTT CGTACACTGTTGGCGTATTATCTCAACTACAAAGAGGAGACAATCAAGGCAAAATCCGTGGCTAATTCGAAAATACATATTGTCAAGCTGAAGTGGGCGGACAATCGAAATACATTGGACACAGCTATTTATCTTATGCGACATTTGGAGACATTCATGGGAGATATTTCATCAAATTGGAAATGTGACATGTACAACGCAAGTGCACGCCAATTATCTCGAATGCGCGTGAGGTATTGCTCGTCCATAATATCATGGAATGAGAACGATAAGAAAAAAGAGATTCAAGAGACTGCTGCAAAAGAATATCATGAGATTTGTTTTGATTCATTTGTTAACATAAATTCATTATTGGTTGGTTGA
- the LOC131025129 gene encoding uncharacterized protein LOC131025129, which translates to MARTKGKGKAVDAGTSRVKKTKRVVQGSSSGPPTKKRKVGEPSGVKNVEDGCKSPKGKKLKRKEFAIPNDVKCRRRIKNTEDGPDAKKKTDHPKLKTRTTTSTFFKKLTVLNDAQKDAVRSIGFGHILEFKVNRVPSKLAYWVLDRFNHRSCTLELDVLTKIEIEEDDVYRVYGFPKGNKLIENFQRTAENELFIEWKNFFNVANRDKIKIKAVLRRMVDSADGGSWFKRHFVIALCFSLMESCTSGTVHPYIFSALANIEEIKSWNWGEYLLRCLIDHKKSWMTDKTKVFGGPILSAFLRGYDTNR; encoded by the exons ATGGCTCGTACGAAGGGTAAAGGAAAGGCTGTCGATG CTGGCACCTCACGcgttaaaaaaacaaaaagagtaGTGCAAGGATCGTCGTCTGGCCCACCCACAAAGAAACGGAAAGTGGGCGAACCATCCGGAGTGAAGAATGTGGAAG ATGGTTGCAAAAGCCCAAAAGGAAAGAAGCTAAAGAGAAAGGAATTTGCAATTCCAAACGATGTGAAGTGTCGTCGACGAATTAAGAACACCGAAGATGGTCCAGATGCCAAAAAGAAAACAGACCACCCAAAGCTCAAGACCCGTACTACAACATCTACATTCTTTAAAAAATTGACAGTTTTGAACGACGCACAAAAGGATGCGGTCCGTTCTATTGGATTCGGGCATATATTAGAGTTCAAGGTGAACAGAGTACCATCAAAGCTTGCTTATTGGGTATTGGACAGGTTCAACCATAGGAGCTGCACATTAGAGCTTGATGTACTTACAAAAATTGAGATAGAGGAGGATGATGTGTACAGGGTCTACGGATTTCCGAAAGGAAATAAACTGATAGAGAACTTTCAAAGGACGGCGGAAAATGAGCTCTTTATCGAGTGGAAGAATTTCTTCAACGTAGCGAACAGAGACAAGATCAAGATAAAAGCAGTGCTACGTCGTATGGTTGACAGTGCAGATGGCGGGTCGTGGTTTAAGCGCCATTTCGTCATTGCATTGTGTTTCTCGCTGATGGAGAGTTGCACTAGTGGCACCGTACATCCTTACATATTTAGTGCTCTGGCTAACATCGAAGAAATCAAGAGCTGGAATTGGGGAGAGTATCTGTTGAGGTGTTTGATAGATCATAAGAAATCATGGATGACAGACAAGACAAAAGTCTTTGGTGGGCCGATTCTTAGTG CTTTTCTACGTGGATATGATACAAATCGGTAG
- the LOC131025130 gene encoding uncharacterized protein LOC131025130: MEGLFLKRYHTASCNRNYLSLLSVSGEDWSVCENDEPIMLPFARNSIIDGSSCGGLMYFDNFRGRIIICNPTTKTFEPLDPPKFPRPPIMIIFCGSGFGYDPISDDYKVVRHYYHSYFSCIKNSGRDPKHVVEVFSLKHGFWKEIQGPVVDDDDGRCLVSTTCMTGIYVDGVCYWTSCICVISFDCTDERFSSFDLPMKKNQDGDFLHYLIKVNGVLGVFRYERPPPFGPEYVEFSTTFELLVREESSWVPWCNVDLSNAVRRPLLLFNEGQFLFLEKQVSEHIYQLVVYDFKANKLEELDVYDYPEMMTIMPHVETRFRLRFPKPMDGSYSKDEEKEENNDRILEWRRKRGMRIRRIKRKTKIMMKIRPKWWIMLKNYVKREIRADSMHDD; the protein is encoded by the exons ATGGAGGGCCTTTTTCTGAAACGCTATCACACCGCTAGTTGTAATAGGAATTACTTATCGTTACTTTCTGTTTCTGGGGAAGACTGGTCTGTGTGTGAAAATGATGAACCTATCATGCTTCCTTTCGCTAGAAATTCTATTATTGATGGTAGTAGTTGTGGTGGGTTGATGTATTTTGACAACTTTAGGGGTAGGATTATAATTTGCAATCCAACTACCAAAACTTTCGAACCCCTTGATCCGCCCAAGTTCCCACGCCCTCCTATTATGATCATTTTCTGTGGTAGTGGATTTGGATACGACCCTATATCGGATGATTATAAGGTTGTACGACATTACTATCATAGTTACTTCAGTTGTATAAAGAACTCGGGTCGTGATCCAAAGCATGTAGTTGAGGTATTTTCGCTGAAACATGGTTTTTGGAAGGAGATTCAGGGCCCCGTTGTGGATGATGATGATGGGAGATGTCTCGTTTCTACAACATGTATGACTGGCATTTATGTTGATGGGGTTTGTTATTGGACATCATGTATATGTGTTATATCATTCGATTGTACGGATGAACGATTCTCCTCCTTTGATTTACCAATGAAGAAGAATCAGGACGGAGATTTCTTGCATTATCTTATCAAAGTTAATGGCGTGCTGGGTGTTTTTCGCTATGAGAGGCCTCCACCATTTGGTCCCGAGTATGTTGAATTCTCTACCACTTTTGAGCTTCTGGTAAGGGAAGAAAGCTCATGGGTTCCTTGGTGTAATGTTGATCTGTCGAATGCTGTGAGGAGGCCGCTGTTGCTGTTCAATGAAGGTCAATTCTTGTTTCTTGAGAAACAAGTTAGTGAGCATATCTATCAACTAGTCGTCTATGATTTCAAAGCAAACAAGTTGGAGGAACTAGATGTATATGATTATCCTGAAATGATGACGATCATGCCTCACGTTGAGACCAGATTTCGACTACGGTTTCCAAAACCAATGGATGG ATCCTACAGTAAGGATGAGGAGAAGGAGGAGAACAATGACCGGATATTGGAGTGGAGGAGGAAGAGGGGGATGAGGATCAGGAGGATAAAGAGGAAGACAAAGATCATGATGAAGATTCGCCCCAAGTGGTGGATAATGTTGAAGAACTATGTGAAGAGGGAGATCAGGGCTGATTCAATGCACGATGATTGA